The following proteins are encoded in a genomic region of Neomonachus schauinslandi chromosome 7, ASM220157v2, whole genome shotgun sequence:
- the LOC110591622 gene encoding protein canopy homolog 2-like, whose product MKGWGWLALVLGAPLGAAEAQRSQDLHCGGCRALVDELDWETAQVDPKKTIQMGSFQINPDGHQLVMEVPYAHSEAHLTGLLEEVCDRMKEHEDQTHPSTHRKNYVRVVDPNGESNEPDLQAIQIDSDIRGTLKFACENIMEEQEDELIEFFSQEVDNVKDKLCRRRTDLWDHALYISLDEL is encoded by the coding sequence ATGAAAGGCTGGGGTTGGCTGGCCCTGGTTTTAGGGGCCCCGCTGGGAGCAGCCGAGGCTCAGAGGAGCCAGGATCTACACTGTGGAGGCTGCAGGGCCCTGGTGGATGAACTAGACTGGGAAACTGCCCAGGTGGATCCCAAGAAAACCATTCAGATGGGCTCTTTCCAAATCAACCCAGATGGTCACCAGTTAGTGATGGAGGTGCCTTATGCTCACTCAGAGGCCCATCTCACAGGGCTGCTGGAGGAGGTATGTGACCGGATGAAGGAGCATGAGGATCAgactcacccatccacccaccgcAAGAACTACGTCCGTGTAGTGGACCCAAATGGAGAATCCAATGAACCGGACCTACAGGCGATCCAGATTGATTCAGACATCAGGGGCACTCTCAAATTTGCTTGTGAGAACATTATGGAGGAACAGGAGGATGAACTCATTGAATTCTTTTCCCAAGAGGTTGACAATGTGAAAGACAAACTTTGTCGTAGGCGAACAGATCTATGGGACCATGCCCTGTACATATCACTCGATGAGCTATGA